The region CGCGTACCCGAACTCCGCGATCTGCCGCTCGAAGAATGTGGCGCGCCAGCAAGGCCCCTGCCGCATCTCCCTTCCAGAGATAGCACTGGAGATCCAGGCTCTGGGTCGCCGAATCGATCAGCGCAAAGCGCCACCGCAGCGCCTCTGCGTTGTGGTCGAGCAACAGGAGCCCCGATTCCCCCGGGCCCGCTCGCCGGGCGGCTTCCTCGCTCAGCCGCGTCAGAGGTCCCCGCTCTGCTGGTTGTAGAGTGTGTCCGCGAGGTCGCGCCCCATCGGCCGCCGGTTGACTGGCGCAGAAAACCGCGATCATGAGCACGAGGCCGACGGTAATTCGCTTGCCGAACTTGCTCTCGATGTCCTGCGCGGTGGCTGGCGTGTCCTCGACTGTGTCGTGCAACGAGGCGGTGGCAAGAGTGGCGGGATCCGTCGGCACGACAGCGAACTCAGTTGGGAGGGTCTGCTGCAGATGCGTGTGCAGAAAGTCCGCTGCCTCGCTCGAGCAGCCACTCCTCGCGACTGCAGTAGAGGACCGGCACGACGAAGAGCGTGAGGAGCGCGATCAGCATGCCTCCGAAGGCGGGAATCGCCATTGGCATCATGATGTCCGCGCCACGGCCCGAGGAGGTAAGAATGGGAAGCAGTGCCAGCAGCGTCGTCGCCGTCGTCATCAGACAGGGCCGAATGCGGCGCTGGCCCGCTACCAAAACGGTTGCGCGTATCTGCTCCACGCTGTTCGGCCGCTCCCGAGCAAAGGTGCGGTCCAAGGTACTGGACATCAGTACGCCGTCGTCGGTGGCAATGCCGAAGAGCGCAATGAAGCCAACCCAGACCGCCACCGACAAGTTCACGGGTGAAATCCCCAGCGTGTCGCGGAGATTTACACCGAACAAGCTGACATCGAGGAAGTGGGGGCTTCCGTAGAGCCAGATCAGGATGAAGCCACCGGAAAAGGCAATGGCCACGCCACTGAACACGATCAGGCTCGTCGTCACCGACTTGAACTGGAGGTAGATCAACAGAAAGATGACGAACATGGCGAGGGGTAGAATCAGCATCAGTCGCTGTTGCGATCGAACTTGATTCTCGAATGCTCCGGCGAAGACGAAGCTCACTCCCGCCGGGACCTCGAACTCCCCCGAGTCGATTGCGTCTCTGAGGTGGCGGTCCGCGGCGCGCACGACCTCCACCTCGGAGTGGCCAGCCTTCATATCAAAGACGACATAAGAGATGAGGAAGGTGTCCTCGCTCTTGATGACCTGCGGGCCACGTACGTAGCGAATTTCGGCGAGTTCGCGCAGTGGAATCTGAACTCCGCCGATACCGGTTATCAGCACATCGCCAAGGGAGTCGGGTCGATCGCGCAGCTCACGCATGTACCTCACTCGCACGGGGTAGCGCTGACGCCCCTCCACCGTACGTGTGATGGTGCGGCCGCCGATCGCGACCTCGACGATATTCTGCACTCCCTGAACGCTGATCCCGAAGCGCGCAATCGCCTCCCGGTCGATCACGATCTCGAGATAGGGCTTGCCGACGACGCGGTCCGCGATGACCGCGTTCGCGTTGACTTCCGGCACTTCCTTCAGGAGACGCTCGATCTGCAAGCCGGCCGTTTCGAGCGCTTCGAGCGTCGGCCCCTTGATCTTCACCCCCATCGGTGCCCGCATGCCGCTCTGGAGCATGACGGTGCGCGCCGCGATCGGCTGCAGCTTCGGTGCTGACGTCACACCGGGGAGCTGTGCTGCGTTTACAATTTCAGTCCAGATGTCATCTGAGCTCTGGATCTTGTCCCGCCACACTCGATACGAGCGGCCAGAAGGGTCGGGAATCAAGTCGCCCGCCGCGTCGCGAGTGAAGCTGTCGCCATCGTGTACGAAACGCAGGGGACGGCCTTGTTCGTCGCTGAGATATTCGGAGCGGTAGTTGACGACGATCTCGAACATCGAGATGGGTGCAGTGTCGAGTGGGCTGCCGGCACGACCAAGTTTTCCGACAACCGTGTCTACCTCGGGTACTGACGCAATCAGCCGATCGAGCGTCTGGAGCTGGTCCAGCGCCTCGCCGATGGACGCGTGTGGCATGGTGGTGGGCATGTAGAGGAAGGAGCCCTCGTCGAGGGCCGGCATGAACTCCTGCCCAACTCCCGGGAAGGCCCGGGTGAGCGCGCGCCAGGCAGGGTTGGCCCGCGCAAAATCGGGTACGAAGCCGAGGGTGACGTCCACGCCCATCCAGGCGGTCATTCCGAAGAGGAAGGTCACCGTGGGCAGTAGGGCGAAGCGCAGCTTGTGCGCGAGAAATGTGGCCAGCAACCACGGATAGGCGCGCTTGAATGCGGCGAAGGCGCCGAGTAGCACGCCGAAGCTCACTGCGACGAACATCAGGTTCGCAAAGTTGCTGCGCTCACCACCGAGTGGCACCCAGTCAGCCGCGAGAGCAATGGCGACGCCGACGACGACCAGTGCGAGCTGCAGCCATTCGCGCCGGGATCGTATCGCGCCAGGAAGACGCGCTTCCAGCAGCTCGAGCCCTGCGTAGGCGAGCGCGAATCCGCCCATCCAGGGCGGGCCAACGAATAGCAGCACCGCCCCTAGGGCCAACACTGCGATGGCGCCGGGCGCTGGGCGGTCAGAGCGTCCCGAGCGCCGCGCGAACAGCCACGTCGCGAGCACCGGCAGCAGGGTGAGAGCGGAAATCGCTGCGCCGATCAAAGCGAAGGTCTTGGTGAATGCCAGGGGTTTGAACAAGCGCCCCTCCGGTCCGTCCATGAAAAACACCGGAAGGAAGCTCACCACTGTGGTTGCGACTGCGGTGAGGAGTGCGGGGGCGACCTCTGCCGCCGCCAGGTGGACGCGATCCCGAACGCTGTCTGTGGAATCCGGATCGTCCATGTGTTGCAGTGTGTTTTCGGTGAGCACAATGCCGAGATCGACCATGGTACCGATAGCGATCGCTATACCGGAGAGCGCAACGATGTTGGCGTCGACGCCGAAGCGACGCATGCACACGAACGAGAACAGGACCGAGAAGGGCAACAGGCTGGACACGAGCATCGAACCGCGCAGGTGTCGGACCATGACGAGCACCACGATGACGGTGATGAGGATCTGCTGGAATATCGCCGCGCTCAAAGTGCCCAGTGTCTCGTGGATGAGCTTTGTGCGGTCGTAGAACGGGACTATTGCGAGCTTGGACACTCGACCGTCTGCCAAGCGCTTCGAAGGAAGCCCCGGCGAGATTTCTTCGATTCGCTCGACAACCCGATCGATCACCGCCAGCGGATTCGCGCCGTAGCGCGCCACGACAACGCCGCCGACCGTCTCGGCGCCCATCTTGTCGAGCGCACCGCGCCGCGCCGCCGGACCCAGTCCAACGTGCGCAACGTCTTCGATGTAGATGGGGTTTCGCTCCGAGGAGGCAGTGATGGCCGTTCGTGCTAGGTCGTCGACGTCCTTGAGGAAGCCGACGCCGCGCACCAGGTACTCAACCCCGTTCATGTCGATGGTGCCCGCTCCCACGTCGAGGTTCGATTGCGCGACTGCGCGCTCGATCTGTTCGATCGTGACATTGCGCGCGCGCATCGCATCGGGGTCGACGTCGACCTGGTATTCCTGAACGAAACCA is a window of Myxococcales bacterium DNA encoding:
- a CDS encoding efflux RND transporter permease subunit; this translates as MDPRHTLIGRLIGACLDNTLIVTLLAGLFLALGVANAPFDWDVGLPRDPVPVDAIPDTGENQQIVFTEWTGRSPQDIEDQVSYPLTVALLGVPGVKTIRSASYFGFSSIFVIFQEDVEFYWSRSRILEKLASLPPGTLPDGVSPALGPDATPLGQIFWYTLEGQDEEGHATGGWDLHELRSVQDWTVRYALQGVAGVAEVASIGGFVQEYQVDVDPDAMRARNVTIEQIERAVAQSNLDVGAGTIDMNGVEYLVRGVGFLKDVDDLARTAITASSERNPIYIEDVAHVGLGPAARRGALDKMGAETVGGVVVARYGANPLAVIDRVVERIEEISPGLPSKRLADGRVSKLAIVPFYDRTKLIHETLGTLSAAIFQQILITVIVVLVMVRHLRGSMLVSSLLPFSVLFSFVCMRRFGVDANIVALSGIAIAIGTMVDLGIVLTENTLQHMDDPDSTDSVRDRVHLAAAEVAPALLTAVATTVVSFLPVFFMDGPEGRLFKPLAFTKTFALIGAAISALTLLPVLATWLFARRSGRSDRPAPGAIAVLALGAVLLFVGPPWMGGFALAYAGLELLEARLPGAIRSRREWLQLALVVVGVAIALAADWVPLGGERSNFANLMFVAVSFGVLLGAFAAFKRAYPWLLATFLAHKLRFALLPTVTFLFGMTAWMGVDVTLGFVPDFARANPAWRALTRAFPGVGQEFMPALDEGSFLYMPTTMPHASIGEALDQLQTLDRLIASVPEVDTVVGKLGRAGSPLDTAPISMFEIVVNYRSEYLSDEQGRPLRFVHDGDSFTRDAAGDLIPDPSGRSYRVWRDKIQSSDDIWTEIVNAAQLPGVTSAPKLQPIAARTVMLQSGMRAPMGVKIKGPTLEALETAGLQIERLLKEVPEVNANAVIADRVVGKPYLEIVIDREAIARFGISVQGVQNIVEVAIGGRTITRTVEGRQRYPVRVRYMRELRDRPDSLGDVLITGIGGVQIPLRELAEIRYVRGPQVIKSEDTFLISYVVFDMKAGHSEVEVVRAADRHLRDAIDSGEFEVPAGVSFVFAGAFENQVRSQQRLMLILPLAMFVIFLLIYLQFKSVTTSLIVFSGVAIAFSGGFILIWLYGSPHFLDVSLFGVNLRDTLGISPVNLSVAVWVGFIALFGIATDDGVLMSSTLDRTFARERPNSVEQIRATVLVAGQRRIRPCLMTTATTLLALLPILTSSGRGADIMMPMAIPAFGGMLIALLTLFVVPVLYCSREEWLLERGSGLSAHASAADPPN